From Haloarcula hispanica ATCC 33960, the proteins below share one genomic window:
- a CDS encoding DUF447 domain-containing protein, translating to MTRDSSGDGGPDSGGSGTEWPVALSGVSETVVTTLGPNDRWNVAALGVHAPDGDGPATATTWGRTRTWRNFRERGGGYVQFTRDPVDFAEAALSVREEDVPVLDSVDAWVEVDVERRDSGSKGDTQWVEWALHPVDSAVTRRVVPTTNRGHAAVVEATVAASRLDVPSYDSETLLDRLAYFESVVETAGGERERAAFERVRDLIDAEW from the coding sequence GTGACCAGGGATTCCTCTGGAGATGGCGGCCCGGACTCCGGTGGCTCCGGGACGGAGTGGCCGGTCGCCCTTTCCGGCGTCTCCGAGACCGTCGTCACTACGCTTGGACCAAACGACCGCTGGAACGTCGCCGCACTGGGTGTCCATGCGCCGGACGGCGACGGACCAGCCACGGCGACGACGTGGGGCCGGACCCGGACCTGGCGGAACTTCCGGGAGCGTGGGGGCGGCTACGTCCAGTTCACGCGCGACCCGGTCGACTTCGCCGAGGCGGCGCTGTCGGTCCGCGAGGAAGACGTCCCTGTCCTCGATAGCGTGGACGCGTGGGTCGAAGTCGATGTGGAGCGGCGTGACTCTGGCTCGAAGGGGGACACCCAGTGGGTCGAATGGGCGCTACACCCCGTCGACAGCGCCGTCACGCGGCGGGTCGTGCCGACGACGAACCGCGGCCACGCCGCCGTCGTCGAGGCGACCGTCGCGGCCTCGCGACTTGACGTGCCCAGCTACGACAGCGAGACGCTGCTAGACCGTCTCGCGTACTTCGAGTCCGTGGTCGAAACGGCCGGCGGCGAACGCGAGCGAGCGGCTTTCGAGCGCGTACGCGACCTGATCGATGCCGAGTGGTAG
- a CDS encoding ABC transporter permease, which translates to MSRLGRLASETRAASLAFLRRRTAVFFTFFFPVIIVVIFGVLVQTQPGGGGLFTEPPSFYAPGYLAVVVLFTPLSRVGSEVARHRDGNRFEKLATTPLTRTEWLLAQTLVNVVIIGIAGLIILGMMVWLTGATIRPSVLLLPFVGLGVALFCAVGAMLGSLADSQDGVIAASNGLALPLLFLSETFVPQTLLPAWLPTWLSPLTYFSRGVRAATTGTGEALAPLAVLTVCAVVGFAVGARLLPRTD; encoded by the coding sequence ATGAGCCGACTGGGGCGACTCGCATCGGAGACGCGCGCGGCGTCGCTGGCTTTCCTCCGGCGACGGACGGCCGTCTTCTTCACGTTCTTTTTCCCGGTCATCATCGTCGTCATCTTCGGTGTGCTGGTCCAGACCCAGCCTGGCGGCGGCGGCCTGTTCACGGAACCGCCGAGCTTCTACGCGCCGGGCTATCTGGCCGTCGTCGTCCTGTTTACGCCACTCTCCCGCGTCGGTAGCGAGGTGGCGCGGCATCGGGACGGCAACCGCTTCGAGAAACTGGCGACGACGCCGCTGACCCGGACTGAGTGGCTACTGGCGCAGACGCTCGTCAACGTCGTCATCATCGGCATCGCCGGCCTCATCATACTCGGCATGATGGTGTGGCTGACCGGCGCGACCATCCGCCCCTCTGTGCTCCTACTCCCCTTTGTCGGCCTCGGCGTCGCGCTGTTCTGTGCCGTCGGTGCGATGCTGGGCAGCCTTGCGGACTCACAGGACGGCGTCATCGCGGCGAGCAACGGCCTCGCGCTCCCGCTGCTCTTCCTCTCGGAGACGTTCGTCCCACAGACCCTCCTGCCCGCGTGGCTCCCGACCTGGCTCTCGCCGCTGACGTACTTCTCGCGTGGCGTCCGTGCGGCGACAACCGGAACCGGTGAAGCACTCGCCCCACTCGCCGTTCTCACAGTCTGTGCCGTCGTCGGCTTTGCCGTCGGTGCGCGGCTCCTCCCGCGGACGGACTGA
- the coxB gene encoding cytochrome c oxidase subunit II, with protein MTRKRAGLVALFGAALLALAAEPAAAAQIQDSTTDSLIWGLNMNLLYVALPITVLVEGILIYTVWRFRNQEEALPTQENRRLEVTWTIATAIILLFVGVASYQVMASPYVTAEAGDQAALQEQDTELITVEAQRYGWTFYYNESSWDGEAEVTTTTDLKIPANQDVSLRVTSTDWLHAFHVPGLGLKSDAFPGQYNRLRTNAGNTGTYQLYCAEYCGSGHSQMLGTVEVVPQDEYEDWLAEQKSGGDDSEGSDE; from the coding sequence ATGACCCGGAAACGCGCCGGTCTGGTCGCTCTGTTCGGTGCTGCGTTGCTCGCGCTCGCCGCCGAGCCGGCCGCCGCCGCACAGATTCAGGACTCGACGACGGATAGCCTCATCTGGGGGCTGAACATGAACCTCCTGTACGTCGCTCTCCCGATTACGGTCCTCGTCGAAGGGATTCTGATCTACACTGTCTGGCGGTTCCGTAATCAGGAAGAGGCGCTTCCCACGCAGGAGAACCGCCGACTCGAAGTCACCTGGACCATCGCGACGGCGATCATTCTCCTGTTCGTCGGTGTCGCCTCCTACCAAGTGATGGCAAGCCCGTACGTCACCGCCGAGGCCGGCGATCAGGCTGCACTGCAGGAACAGGACACTGAACTCATTACCGTCGAAGCACAGCGGTACGGCTGGACGTTCTACTACAACGAATCGAGTTGGGATGGCGAGGCGGAGGTGACCACCACGACAGACCTGAAGATACCGGCTAATCAGGACGTATCCTTGCGGGTTACATCGACTGACTGGCTACACGCGTTCCACGTTCCCGGACTTGGACTGAAATCCGACGCGTTCCCCGGCCAGTACAACCGTCTCCGAACCAACGCGGGTAACACCGGCACGTACCAGCTCTACTGTGCCGAGTACTGTGGCTCTGGTCACTCACAGATGCTCGGGACCGTTGAGGTCGTCCCGCAGGACGAGTACGAGGACTGGCTGGCAGAGCAAAAGAGCGGCGGCGACGACTCCGAAGGCAGCGACGAGTAG
- a CDS encoding DUF7546 family protein produces the protein MSTTTATLRDAIPDTRSLVTWAAVLNAEFILILGYVVNTAQPATDPFLLLFPFIWLNVAGLVVLRVRPELTSRRRTLGSAVVALGYLLVLGYVGGVYGTGGQGTGLRLVTQAPPGFSPTVVFSGATLSVVLIPWKVAGYLTLSYLVFVTAIDASGGAVGGIVGLFSCVSCVLPIIASILGGFVGVGATLSQAALSQSYGLSTVVFLVSVGLLYGVHRFDVTVIGRLRTLVGRP, from the coding sequence ATGAGCACCACGACAGCGACCCTCAGAGATGCAATCCCGGACACGCGCTCGCTGGTAACCTGGGCAGCCGTGTTGAACGCGGAGTTCATCCTCATTCTGGGCTACGTCGTCAACACGGCCCAACCCGCGACGGATCCGTTTCTGCTGTTGTTCCCGTTCATCTGGCTCAACGTCGCCGGTCTCGTTGTCCTGCGAGTGCGCCCGGAACTGACCAGTCGCCGGCGGACGCTCGGCAGTGCGGTCGTCGCCCTGGGCTACCTGCTCGTACTGGGATACGTCGGCGGCGTGTACGGCACAGGCGGCCAGGGGACCGGCCTCCGCCTGGTCACGCAGGCCCCGCCTGGATTCTCGCCGACGGTCGTGTTCAGCGGCGCGACCCTCAGCGTGGTGCTCATCCCGTGGAAGGTCGCCGGCTACCTGACCCTCTCGTATCTGGTGTTCGTGACAGCTATCGACGCGAGTGGCGGCGCGGTGGGCGGCATCGTCGGCCTGTTCTCCTGTGTCTCCTGTGTCCTTCCGATTATCGCGTCGATACTGGGCGGGTTCGTCGGTGTCGGGGCGACGCTGTCCCAGGCGGCCCTCTCCCAGTCGTACGGTCTCTCGACGGTGGTGTTCCTCGTCTCCGTTGGACTGCTCTACGGCGTCCACCGCTTCGACGTGACGGTCATCGGCCGTCTCCGAACGTTAGTCGGTCGGCCATAG
- a CDS encoding 30S ribosomal protein S17e, which yields MAIKPAYVKKTGTLLMERYPDAFGADFEHNKDVVEELTNIESKGVRNRIAGYVTRKMNNPVEA from the coding sequence ATGGCAATCAAACCCGCCTACGTCAAGAAGACCGGGACGCTCCTCATGGAGCGATACCCTGACGCCTTCGGTGCAGACTTCGAACACAACAAAGACGTCGTCGAGGAACTGACCAACATCGAGTCCAAGGGTGTCCGCAACCGCATCGCCGGCTACGTCACCCGGAAGATGAACAACCCGGTCGAAGCGTAA
- a CDS encoding heme o synthase, translated as MAESRTFTGLLAATAVGVYLLVLAGATTTLTDAAAACTTWPLCDGPVDVTNTALLVAWGHRLVAAAVGLFVVAVAVIGLRSSCRGRVKAAILLGTALYPVQIALGAVVATSTETALPGAHLALGMGIFGSFVLALAWHLEAETGSDDETPVKNPTLAPEPADDGPARSPTLSTRERIVETASAYFRLMKPRLMWLLCLVAAAGMALAAGQTLAVRTVLLTLGGGVLSIGASGTFNHVLERDIDKRMDRTSDRPIATHQIPVRNALAFGLLLSFASLGLFWQVNALVALLGLTAIVFYSVIYTLVLKPNTVQNTVIGGAAGALPALIGWVAADGSIGLPGVVLAVVIFLWTPAHFYNLALAYKDDYEAGGFPMMPVVRGETETRKHIVYYLGATLIASGVLGVLTSLGWLYAVTSVLLGAVFLWAVVQLHHEQTEAAAFRAFHASNAYLGAVLVAIVIDALAL; from the coding sequence ATGGCAGAGAGCCGGACCTTCACCGGGCTGCTCGCCGCGACCGCCGTCGGCGTGTACTTGCTAGTTCTCGCCGGCGCGACGACAACGCTCACCGATGCGGCAGCAGCCTGTACTACATGGCCGCTGTGTGACGGACCGGTCGACGTGACGAACACGGCCCTGCTGGTCGCCTGGGGACACCGACTCGTCGCAGCCGCCGTCGGACTCTTCGTGGTGGCTGTGGCCGTTATCGGGCTCCGATCCAGCTGTCGCGGCCGCGTCAAGGCAGCTATCCTCCTCGGCACCGCGCTGTACCCGGTCCAGATAGCGCTCGGTGCCGTCGTCGCGACGAGCACCGAGACGGCGCTCCCCGGCGCCCACCTCGCTCTGGGGATGGGCATCTTCGGCTCGTTCGTGCTGGCTCTGGCGTGGCACCTCGAAGCTGAGACGGGCAGTGATGACGAGACCCCCGTGAAGAACCCGACACTCGCGCCGGAGCCAGCCGACGACGGTCCGGCACGGTCGCCGACGCTTTCCACCCGCGAGCGCATCGTCGAGACCGCATCAGCGTACTTCCGCCTGATGAAGCCCCGGCTGATGTGGCTCCTGTGTCTGGTCGCCGCGGCCGGGATGGCACTCGCCGCCGGGCAGACGCTCGCCGTTCGGACGGTGCTGCTCACGCTCGGGGGCGGCGTCCTCTCTATCGGCGCGTCGGGGACGTTCAACCACGTCCTCGAACGGGACATCGACAAGCGGATGGACCGGACCTCGGACCGCCCCATCGCGACCCACCAGATTCCGGTCCGGAATGCGCTGGCCTTCGGCCTGCTGCTTTCGTTTGCGTCACTGGGGCTGTTCTGGCAGGTGAACGCGCTCGTGGCGCTGCTCGGGCTGACTGCGATTGTGTTCTACAGCGTCATCTACACGCTCGTATTGAAGCCCAACACCGTCCAGAACACCGTCATCGGCGGGGCCGCCGGCGCGCTGCCGGCGCTCATCGGCTGGGTCGCCGCCGACGGGTCGATCGGCCTCCCCGGCGTCGTCCTCGCGGTGGTCATCTTCCTCTGGACGCCGGCGCATTTCTACAATCTCGCGCTCGCGTACAAGGACGACTACGAGGCGGGCGGCTTCCCGATGATGCCGGTCGTCCGCGGCGAGACCGAGACGCGCAAGCACATCGTCTACTACCTCGGCGCGACACTCATCGCCTCAGGCGTGCTGGGCGTGCTCACGTCGCTTGGCTGGCTGTACGCCGTCACGTCGGTGCTGCTGGGCGCAGTGTTCCTCTGGGCCGTCGTCCAACTCCACCACGAGCAGACCGAAGCGGCGGCGTTCCGGGCGTTCCACGCGTCGAACGCCTACCTCGGGGCGGTCCTCGTCGCCATCGTTATCGACGCTCTCGCACTATGA
- a CDS encoding CAP domain-containing protein, with the protein MVKKGLLAIAAVVLLVVLGTGVLVGAQFAGGTADTTTQTTDSQSDDGSGGSTTTATAGNSTTPTPTPGANGTATPAETATPKQESIPARKFNEQNVSDYVRQFLNEERKAAGVPAFESGLRTEEDLNEMAKGHSEQMAVEGQAIHKIDGVSSKDRYENTGLYDRCTFDSAEGEYIEQPDRNRFEAVEQTVAGQTYEEDGKERFHATDKEVARKIVDDWMAWPDYRERLTLRNANLVGIGVEITDTGNVYATANICG; encoded by the coding sequence ATGGTAAAGAAAGGGTTACTCGCTATCGCCGCCGTGGTGCTCCTCGTGGTCTTGGGGACGGGAGTGCTTGTCGGAGCACAGTTTGCGGGCGGGACAGCGGATACGACGACACAGACAACTGACTCACAGAGCGACGACGGTAGCGGTGGCTCAACGACGACGGCGACGGCGGGCAATAGTACTACGCCAACACCGACGCCAGGAGCAAACGGGACGGCGACACCGGCCGAGACTGCGACCCCGAAACAGGAGTCGATCCCGGCACGGAAGTTCAATGAACAGAACGTCTCCGACTACGTCCGGCAGTTCCTCAACGAGGAACGCAAGGCTGCAGGTGTCCCAGCGTTCGAGTCGGGACTCCGGACTGAAGAGGATCTGAACGAGATGGCAAAGGGCCACAGCGAGCAGATGGCCGTCGAAGGGCAGGCGATCCACAAGATCGACGGTGTCTCCAGCAAAGACCGATACGAAAACACCGGGCTCTATGACCGGTGTACGTTCGACTCTGCGGAGGGTGAGTACATAGAGCAACCGGACCGAAACCGGTTCGAGGCGGTTGAGCAGACAGTCGCCGGACAAACGTACGAAGAGGACGGCAAAGAGCGGTTCCACGCCACCGACAAGGAAGTCGCCAGAAAGATCGTCGACGACTGGATGGCGTGGCCGGACTACCGCGAACGGCTCACGCTCCGCAACGCTAATCTCGTCGGCATCGGCGTGGAGATAACCGATACCGGCAACGTGTACGCGACTGCCAACATCTGCGGATAG
- a CDS encoding ABC transporter ATP-binding protein has translation MDEVLVASDVGRRYGDTVALDGVSLTATAGEVLALVGPNGAGKTTLVRALTGTTDATGEVRLFSQSPRTVARDRIGLLPQSFSPHERLTARELLEYYAGLYDDTRDVEAVLDDVGLTDTASTTYENLSGGQQRRACVATALINDPDLLVLDEPTTGIDPAGRRDLWRLLEGLADRGVTILVTTHYMEEAQRLADRVGLLADGTLIALDSPDQLVVEHGGDSQLIVDGTFDEAAVSAIDYPAETAIRNGRLVVYGIRPESIGNITEQLGQAGIEYDSLTWKQPDLEDVYLELTGTAVGQRGEPRRTEPAAGGVQ, from the coding sequence ATGGACGAGGTACTGGTCGCGTCGGATGTCGGGCGGCGGTACGGCGATACGGTCGCACTCGACGGCGTTTCGCTGACCGCGACCGCCGGAGAGGTACTCGCGCTGGTCGGTCCCAACGGGGCTGGCAAGACCACGTTGGTACGGGCGTTGACCGGAACGACAGACGCGACCGGCGAGGTTCGGCTGTTCAGCCAGTCGCCCAGAACGGTCGCCCGCGACCGAATCGGTCTACTGCCACAGTCGTTTTCGCCCCACGAGCGGCTGACGGCGCGGGAGCTGCTGGAATACTACGCCGGCCTGTACGACGACACTCGCGATGTCGAAGCCGTGCTTGACGACGTCGGTCTGACCGACACTGCCAGCACGACATACGAGAACCTCTCGGGCGGCCAGCAGCGACGGGCCTGCGTCGCGACGGCGCTCATCAACGACCCGGACCTACTTGTGCTGGACGAACCGACCACCGGCATCGACCCGGCCGGTCGGCGTGACCTCTGGCGACTGTTGGAGGGGCTTGCCGACCGCGGCGTGACGATACTCGTCACGACCCACTACATGGAGGAGGCCCAGCGGCTCGCGGACCGCGTCGGCCTCCTCGCCGACGGGACACTCATCGCACTCGACTCGCCGGACCAGCTCGTGGTCGAACACGGCGGCGACAGCCAACTCATCGTCGACGGAACCTTCGACGAGGCCGCCGTTTCAGCCATCGACTACCCGGCGGAGACAGCGATCCGGAACGGCCGGCTGGTCGTCTACGGCATCCGCCCGGAGTCCATCGGCAACATCACCGAGCAACTGGGCCAGGCGGGCATCGAGTACGACAGCCTCACCTGGAAACAGCCTGACTTAGAGGACGTGTACCTCGAACTCACCGGAACGGCTGTCGGCCAGCGCGGTGAACCGCGCCGGACAGAGCCGGCGGCAGGTGGTGTCCAATGA
- a CDS encoding SelT/SelW/SelH family protein, translated as MSTVEIEYCVPCGFRERALHVQQAILSGLEQELDSVRLVMGDHGVFRISVDDETIYDKAEASDEFDVDAIVRAVRSHVM; from the coding sequence ATGAGCACTGTCGAAATCGAATACTGTGTCCCGTGTGGGTTCCGCGAACGGGCATTACACGTTCAGCAGGCGATTCTGTCCGGACTTGAGCAGGAACTCGACAGCGTCCGACTGGTCATGGGTGACCACGGCGTGTTCAGGATTAGCGTGGACGACGAGACGATCTACGACAAAGCCGAGGCCAGCGACGAGTTCGACGTGGACGCTATAGTCCGTGCGGTCCGTTCACACGTCATGTAA
- a CDS encoding triphosphoribosyl-dephospho-CoA synthase, whose protein sequence is MVRVGGATVSERSVAQNAQLALLLEVSGTPKPGNVDREREYDDLRFEHFMAGAVGARPGLDRAAAGDPVGPAFEAAVDGMADQSGGNTQFGALLVLTPLAAAAADGRLSPSDVDAVVHETTVEDAAAFYRAFEHVDVAVDDPPDGLEPLDVRRGRDAIPELRAREMTLFDVMQSSVDVDGVAAEWVSGFERVFEASEWLLDGSGPVADRASDVFIELLAAEPDTFIVTRQDRETAEEVQRRAQAVLEGAETATGLAEEFVERDINPGTTADLVAGALFVALERGLEV, encoded by the coding sequence GTGGTTCGCGTTGGAGGTGCCACTGTGAGCGAACGGTCGGTTGCACAGAACGCCCAGCTTGCACTGCTGCTGGAGGTCTCCGGGACGCCGAAGCCCGGCAACGTCGACCGCGAGCGGGAGTACGACGACCTGCGGTTCGAGCATTTCATGGCCGGGGCTGTGGGGGCGCGTCCGGGGCTTGACCGCGCGGCTGCGGGCGACCCGGTTGGTCCCGCGTTCGAGGCCGCCGTCGACGGGATGGCGGACCAGTCCGGCGGGAACACCCAGTTCGGGGCCCTGCTGGTACTCACGCCCCTTGCCGCCGCGGCCGCGGACGGGCGACTGTCACCATCCGATGTCGATGCTGTGGTTCATGAGACGACCGTCGAGGACGCGGCGGCGTTCTACCGCGCCTTCGAACATGTCGACGTGGCCGTCGACGACCCGCCCGACGGGCTGGAGCCGCTCGACGTTCGCCGCGGACGCGACGCGATTCCGGAACTCCGCGCGCGTGAGATGACGCTGTTCGACGTGATGCAGTCCAGCGTGGATGTCGATGGCGTGGCCGCCGAGTGGGTGTCTGGTTTCGAGCGCGTGTTCGAGGCCAGCGAGTGGCTACTGGACGGATCCGGTCCGGTCGCCGACCGCGCATCGGACGTGTTCATCGAACTGCTCGCGGCGGAACCGGACACCTTCATCGTCACGCGGCAGGACCGCGAAACCGCTGAGGAGGTCCAGCGACGGGCACAGGCTGTCCTCGAGGGTGCGGAAACCGCGACCGGCCTCGCCGAGGAGTTCGTCGAGCGGGACATCAACCCCGGAACGACTGCTGATCTCGTTGCGGGCGCGCTGTTCGTCGCGCTCGAACGGGGGCTCGAAGTGTGA
- a CDS encoding tRNA-dihydrouridine synthase, which produces MFEPRLALASLSGEADASWARTVESHVGCAFLGGIALDDRTREAARAMTDRDRSEFLPDDPVAFVDDQLGALADTPLRPAFNVRSATLGPVERVAAVCQRHDAIIEINAHCRQDEMCAAGAGEALLREPERLAAFVETAASTGATVSVKGRAELDGVSLPAVAQAIEDAGGDLFHVDAMDSESVVADVADATDLFVVANNGVRGRETAREYLSYGADAVSVGRASDKPETLDEIRATTAEWFALEVPL; this is translated from the coding sequence ATGTTCGAGCCGCGACTCGCCCTCGCGAGTCTGAGCGGCGAGGCCGACGCGTCGTGGGCCCGCACGGTCGAGTCCCACGTCGGGTGTGCGTTCCTCGGCGGTATCGCGCTCGACGACCGGACCCGCGAGGCCGCCCGAGCGATGACGGACCGCGACCGCTCCGAGTTCCTGCCCGATGACCCGGTCGCGTTCGTCGACGACCAGCTCGGCGCGCTTGCGGACACACCACTGCGCCCGGCGTTCAACGTCCGGAGCGCGACGCTTGGCCCCGTCGAGCGTGTCGCCGCCGTCTGTCAGCGCCACGACGCCATCATCGAGATCAACGCCCACTGTCGGCAGGACGAGATGTGCGCCGCGGGTGCCGGCGAGGCGCTGCTCCGGGAGCCGGAACGACTGGCGGCGTTCGTGGAAACAGCAGCGTCGACAGGGGCGACGGTGTCGGTGAAGGGCCGTGCCGAACTTGATGGCGTCTCGCTCCCAGCTGTCGCTCAAGCCATCGAAGACGCTGGTGGAGACCTGTTCCACGTCGACGCGATGGACTCCGAGTCGGTCGTCGCCGACGTGGCCGACGCCACCGACCTGTTCGTCGTCGCGAACAACGGCGTTCGAGGGAGAGAGACGGCACGGGAGTACCTTTCGTACGGCGCTGACGCCGTCAGCGTCGGTCGCGCGAGCGACAAGCCGGAGACGCTCGACGAGATCCGAGCGACGACAGCGGAGTGGTTCGCGTTGGAGGTGCCACTGTGA
- the srp19 gene encoding signal recognition particle subunit SRP19 — MVENVIWPAALDANRSRSDGRRVSLDLAVEDPTVDEIAKAVQQVGYDAVIERDKTYPREYEGRGRVVVKDADDATKSDLLGAVAAYMQALRE; from the coding sequence ATGGTCGAGAACGTTATCTGGCCGGCGGCACTCGACGCCAACCGTTCGCGCAGCGACGGGCGTCGCGTGTCACTGGATCTGGCCGTCGAGGACCCGACTGTCGACGAGATCGCTAAAGCCGTCCAGCAGGTCGGTTACGACGCGGTCATCGAGCGGGACAAGACGTATCCACGCGAGTACGAAGGCCGCGGGCGAGTCGTCGTCAAGGACGCGGACGACGCGACGAAAAGCGACCTGCTCGGGGCTGTGGCGGCCTACATGCAGGCGCTACGTGAATGA
- a CDS encoding protein-tyrosine phosphatase family protein gives MPIVNPHRFAPAASNEEYVYGSCAPGWHSAATHQDALDDWIAHMQAHDIERVCCLLPGQQLDDAGANIQRYREAFGASSVRHVPVPDHQLIPQDRLHDDILPFLVDACETEERVVVHCLAGIGRTGQVLAAWLVYHYDYGPDRAIETVQEMGRDPQDAIESGNATEAELSSLLSSVARL, from the coding sequence ATGCCCATCGTGAATCCACACCGCTTCGCGCCTGCAGCCTCCAACGAAGAGTACGTCTACGGGTCCTGTGCGCCGGGCTGGCATTCGGCCGCCACGCACCAGGACGCGCTCGACGATTGGATCGCACACATGCAGGCACACGACATCGAGCGGGTCTGCTGTCTGCTTCCCGGACAACAGCTCGACGACGCTGGGGCCAACATCCAGCGCTATCGGGAGGCCTTCGGAGCGTCATCAGTCCGCCACGTACCGGTTCCCGACCACCAACTCATCCCCCAAGACCGCCTCCACGACGATATTCTGCCGTTCCTGGTTGACGCCTGTGAGACAGAAGAGCGGGTCGTCGTTCATTGCCTGGCCGGCATCGGCCGCACCGGACAGGTACTCGCCGCGTGGCTGGTGTATCATTACGACTACGGCCCCGACCGCGCCATCGAAACTGTCCAAGAGATGGGCCGTGACCCGCAAGACGCTATCGAATCGGGGAACGCGACTGAAGCGGAGCTGTCCAGTCTGCTGTCGTCGGTCGCACGCTTGTAA
- the cofD gene encoding 2-phospho-L-lactate transferase, giving the protein MVTFLAGGTGTPKLLAGADDVFWPAATTVVANTGDDIELGGHLVCPDLDTVLFLDGEVLDRETWWGIADDTAETHSELTRLADAAGLDGGPRYLPDDAQTEGRSIARWRRFSGVAEFMHIGDRDRAVHVTRTSLLDEGQSLTAVTRTLADAFGLDRTLLPMSDDPVASIIHTPSGPMHFQEWWVGRNGVPPVEDVEFRGAERASATDAVLTALDDTVVIGPSNPVTSLGPMLAIDEFEQALHETTVVAVSPFIEDTVFSGPAADLMAGVGLEPSTGGVAEAYPFADAFVLDDDDSTLLDVPVVRTDTTLDDAADAERVNRAVETALSEVA; this is encoded by the coding sequence ATGGTGACGTTTCTTGCCGGCGGGACGGGAACGCCGAAGCTCCTCGCCGGTGCCGACGACGTGTTTTGGCCGGCGGCGACGACTGTCGTCGCCAACACCGGCGACGATATCGAACTGGGAGGCCATCTCGTGTGCCCGGACCTCGATACCGTCCTGTTTCTCGACGGTGAGGTCCTCGACCGGGAGACCTGGTGGGGTATCGCCGACGACACCGCCGAGACACACAGTGAACTGACGCGGCTCGCCGACGCCGCCGGGCTCGATGGCGGCCCACGATACCTCCCCGACGACGCGCAGACTGAGGGCCGAAGTATTGCCCGCTGGCGCCGCTTCTCCGGCGTTGCGGAGTTCATGCACATCGGCGACCGGGACCGCGCGGTCCACGTCACGCGCACCTCGCTCCTAGACGAGGGCCAATCACTCACAGCCGTGACGCGGACGCTCGCCGACGCGTTCGGGTTGGACCGGACACTGTTACCGATGAGCGACGACCCGGTCGCTTCCATCATCCACACGCCGAGCGGTCCGATGCACTTTCAGGAGTGGTGGGTCGGTCGGAACGGGGTGCCGCCGGTCGAAGATGTTGAGTTCAGGGGCGCAGAACGGGCCAGCGCGACGGATGCCGTCCTGACCGCACTTGACGATACGGTTGTCATCGGCCCGTCGAACCCCGTGACCTCGCTCGGGCCGATGCTCGCCATCGATGAGTTCGAGCAGGCGCTACACGAGACAACGGTCGTCGCCGTCTCGCCGTTTATCGAGGACACGGTGTTTTCCGGGCCGGCGGCGGACCTGATGGCCGGCGTCGGGCTGGAGCCCAGCACTGGCGGCGTGGCCGAGGCGTACCCCTTCGCTGACGCGTTCGTACTGGACGACGACGATTCCACGCTGCTCGACGTGCCGGTCGTCAGAACCGATACGACCCTCGACGACGCGGCCGACGCTGAACGGGTGAACCGTGCCGTCGAAACAGCTCTCTCGGAGGTGGCCTGA
- a CDS encoding H/ACA ribonucleoprotein complex subunit GAR1, which translates to MKRIGTVSRVAQGLAVVRAPDDEYASVGTDVVDEELQTVGSVVDVFGPVERPYLAVSPNDSVHLPALVGTVLYAR; encoded by the coding sequence ATGAAACGCATCGGCACTGTCTCGCGGGTCGCACAGGGACTGGCCGTCGTCCGGGCACCCGACGACGAGTACGCGTCCGTGGGAACCGACGTGGTCGACGAAGAACTCCAGACGGTTGGCTCCGTCGTCGACGTGTTCGGTCCGGTCGAGCGCCCGTATCTCGCTGTCTCGCCGAACGACAGCGTGCATCTCCCAGCGCTGGTCGGCACAGTCCTGTACGCGCGGTAA